Proteins encoded in a region of the Osmerus mordax isolate fOsmMor3 chromosome 17, fOsmMor3.pri, whole genome shotgun sequence genome:
- the kmt2e gene encoding inactive histone-lysine N-methyltransferase 2E isoform X2 — MSIVIPVGVDTADTSYLDMAAGSEPESVEASPVVVEKSSYPHQIYSSSSHHSHSYIGLPYADHNYGARPPPTPPASPPPSMLIRPGEGLFVPGGQDEASRGTTLSTSEDGSYGTDITRCICGFTHDDGYMICCDKCSVWQHIDCMAIDRLHIPETYLCERCQPRNLDRERAILLQTRKRENMSGLCVCADGDTSATESGDEVPLELYSAFQHTPNTITLTTGRLASKQADKKRKRSGDKEPAAAAARAKKAFREGSRKSSRVKGSAPDLEPSEHPSLWENKIKSWMERYEEASSNQYSEDVQILLRVKEAGDGKTLAYNTNPATFKPPVESQVQKNKKILKAVRDLAPDALIIEYRGKFMLRQQFEANGYFFKRPYPFVLFYSKFDGLEMCVDARSFGNEARFIRRSCTPNSEVRHVIEDGMLHLYIYSLRPITKGSEITIGFDYDYGSCKYKVDCACLKGNQECPVLKHNLEPTENLGAGTRRRGRKDKEPPRGEDGGQNQNLGLDCEGKGRGLMDGKQRKLSPLRLSISNNQDPEFIEDLEDKTSVSNEVEMESEEQIAERRKKMASPAEEAHLPGGGTSSWMGSRNKETREERKMEAILQAFARMEKREKRREQALERIGTKSDVLGRSDIKEEPPVTPEAESPAPMQPLLEVKEEPGLKPAKVKGSRQRKSFTRNRTHIGQQRRRARTISTCSDLPPGSPGEGLEPLANEGAPEGEAPCAPEPETLLSHPPDASPPHSCSPAPDRTRPGQKNFKAKKASSLSAQQHFVSEWAGDKPERSVRTPEPVPERPLRISSDPEVLATQLNALPGMACSPHVYSTPKHYVRFSSPFLVSRSPTTPGVPTGRRRSRELPETPPTSGSCKKRWLKQALEEEGSTSPASISSRPALLLPPDGPLSPPINGDSDSPLPYNGCSLPELPTPLKKRRLCPLDACMSESSTPYGSPCATPTRADLSETPGTPLLLATPPRPRVEEPSAEALPSTPTHTFSAPQESESSLDSSPEGSCRPSTHEVERPPSLLSSPCARAPSSDTPPQDAKVPAAPPSPEAPAVEVQDCGEEEAADPGPGAEANSEASSSADPASSSYPPWMKSPERGPAPGPGGLSFSPINSNLRDLTPSHTLEPILPFRPEAGAAAAAGAGVGAGAVVVVAAPFSEAAQLFYPCSEEGGGLGFTRSLSGDSTGEGGGSAHNPPQKKKVSLLEYRKRQREARRSGSKTDCGSPVSMVTPLTVDVFPVAVEAAHEPPTPAPNTPNTPQACEDPDPPAPPPAPGDREKEEGGGGGEGQWTSSTSVEQARERGYHRALLLSDHRKDEGGEAEGGEAPVASGDSPSPSPQKTPTHTPCSPGPSAPPQPASRTAKEEESDSQPQTPTPNLAKPAGSKPTAPLTPTKLHAAPLPSSPSPYPNPSVLHSPKAQASPFRGQRAFLSSQPQTQPQPGPASFSQYSPQSAPPPPPPPPPAPQASTPYFPGQATPTTGPFPGFKPAVTSPFPPGSQPLLQTHPHALHYQTSGAPPPPPPPPPHPQPGPSLLHVNLQPPPIQQHQLLLSAAPQVPPPPPPPPQAQTPQPQQQQQPSGSTLLALAQGPPPPPPPPPPHAPSTSASLQAPLHFQNLGGFQPSLLHPGASTNPSVPSATYPPPHQQTGLPPPPPPPPQQTQPGQAQAQPSATQMPSGTRGASASSAPFHSTGYLGTGWH; from the exons ATGAGCATAGTCATCCCAGTAGGGGTGGACACAGCAGACACCTCGTACCTGGACATGGCTGCAGGCTCAGA ACCTGAATCGGTGGAGGCCAGTCCTGTGGTGGTGGAGAAATCCAGCTACCCGCACCAGATCTACAGCAGTAGCTCTCACCACTCCCACAGTTACATAGGCCTGCCTTACGCC gACCACAACTATGGGGCTCGccccccacccactcccccggcctccccgcccccctccatgCTGATCCGGCCGGGCGAGGGGCTGTTTGTTCCGGGGGGCCAGGACGAGGCGTCCAGGGGCACCACGCTCAGCACCTCGGAGGACGGCAGCTACGGGACCGACATCACCCGCTGTATCTGCGGCTTCACCCACGACGACGGCTACATGATCTGCTGCGACAAATGCAG tgtgtggcaGCACATAGACTGCATGGCCATCGACAGGCTCCACATTCCTGAGACCTACCTGTGCGAGCGCTGCCAGCCACGCaacctggacagagagagggccatCCTGCTGCagaccaggaagagagagaacatgtctg gtctgtgtgtttgtgcagacgGGGACACCAGCGCCACCGAGAGCGGGGACGAGGTTCCCCTGGAGCTCTACTCGGCCTTCCAGCACacccccaacaccatcaccctgACCACCGGGCGCCTGGCCAGCAAGCAGGCCGACAAGAAACGCAAGAGGAGCGGAGACAAGGAGCCCGCCGCCGCCGCGGCCCGAGCTAAGAAG GCATTCCGTGAGGGCTCTCGGAAATCCTCCAGAGTAAAG ggctCGGCCCCGGACCTGGAGCCGTCGGAGCACCCGTCCCTGTGGGAGAACAAGATCAAGTCCTGGATGGAGCGCTACGAGGAGGCCAGCAGCAACCAGTACAGCGAGGACGTCCAGATCCTGCTGCGGGTCAAAGAGGCCGGAGACGGCAAGACTCTGGCCTACAACACCAACCCTGCCACCTTCAAACCACCtgtagag agtCAGGTGCAGAAGAATAAGAAGATTCTGAAGGCAGTGAGGGACCTGGCTCCTGACGCCCTCATCATTGAGTACAGGGGCAAGTTCATGCTGAGGCAGCAGTTTGAGGCGAACGGCTACTTCTTCAAGAG GCCCTACCCCTTTGTGTTGTTCTACTCCAAGTTTGACGGGCTGGAGATGTGCGTGGACGCCCGCAGCTTCGGCAACGAGGCCCGCTTCATCCGCCGCTCCTGCACCCCCAACTCTGAG gtGCGCCACGTCATAGAGGATGGCATGCTGCATTTGTATATCTACTCCCTGAGGCCCATCACCAAGGGCAGTGAGATTACCATAGGCTTTGACTACGACTATGGCAGCTG TAAATACAAGGTGGACTGTGCCTGTCTGAAGGGGAACCAAGAGTGTCCTGTGCTCAAGCACAACCTGGAGCCCACGGAGAACCTGGGGGCGGGCACCCGCCGCCGGGGCCGCAAGGACAAGGAGCCCCCccggggggaggacgggggccagaACCAGAACCTGGGCCTCGACTGTGAGGGGAAGGGCCGAGGCCTGATGGACGGCAAGCAGAGGAAACTGTCTCCCCTCCGCCTCTCCATCTCAAACAACcag gATCCTGAGTTTATTGAGGATCTAGAAGACAAAACCTCCGTTAGCAATGAAGTAGAGATGGAGTCAGAGGAGCAGattgcagagaggaggaagaagatg gccagcccagcagAGGAGGCCCATCTGCCCGGCGGAGGGACCTCCAGCTGGATGGGCTCCAGAAACAAGGAG acccgggaggagaggaagatggaggccaTCCTGCAGGCGTTCGCTCgcatggagaagagagagaagcgcAGGGAGCAGGCCCTGGAGAGGATCGGCACCAAGTCGGACGTGTTGGGCCGCAGCGACATCAAGGAGGAGCCCCCCGTCACCCCGGAGGCCGAGTCTCCTGCACCCATGCag cccctgctggaggtgaaggaggagccgGGCCTGAAGCCCGCCAAGGTCAAAGGTTCCCGCCAGAGGAAGAGCTTCACCAGGAACCGCACGCACATCGGCCAGCAGCGGCGGCGAGCGCGCACCATCAGCACCTGCTCCGACCTGCCGCCCGGCTCCCCAGGGGAGGGCCTGGAGCCGCTGGCCAACGAGGGGGCCCCCGAGGGCGAGGCCCCTTGCGCCCCCGAGCCGGAGACCCTGCTGTCGCACCCTCCCGACGCCAGCCCCCCACACAGCTGCTCTCCCGCCCCGGACAGAACCCGCCCCGGGCAGAAGAACTTCAAAGCTAAAAAG GCTTCCTCTCTGTCCGCACAGCAGCACTTTGTGAGCGAGTGGGCGGGGGACAAGCCGGAGCGCTCCGTGCGGACCCCGGAGCCCGTCCCCGAGCGGCCCCTGAGGATCAGCAGCGACCCCGAGGTGCTGGCCACCCAGCTCAACGCCCTGCCGGGCATGGCCTGCAGCCCGCACGTCTACAGCACGCCCAAACACTACGTCCGCTTCTCCTCGCCCTTCCTCGTCAGCCGCAGCCCCACCACGCCGGGCGTGCCCACCGGGCGCCGGCGCTCTCGGGAGCTGCCCGAGACGCCCCCCACCTCCGGCTCATGCAAGAAG cgcTGGTTAAAGCAGGCTCTGGAAGAGGAGGGCTCCACCAGCCCGGCCAGCATAAGCAgccgccccgccctcctcctgccccccgacgggcccctcagcccccccatcAACGGAGACTCTGACAGCCCCCTCCCCTACAACGGCTGCTCTCTACCAG agttgCCCACCCCCCTGAAGAAGCGTCGCCTTTGTCCTCTGGACGCCTGCATGTCAGAGAGCTCCACCCCCTACGGCTCTCCCTGTGCCACGCCCACCCGGGCTGACCTATCGGAGACGCCGGGCACGCCCCTCCTGCTGGccaccccgccccgcccccgcgTGGAGGAGCCCAGCGCGGAGGCCCTACCcagcaccccaacacacacatttagcgcCCCACAGGAG AGTGAGTCTTCGCTGGACAGCTCCCCAGAGGGCAGTTGCAGACCCAGCACCCACGAG gtggAGCGCCCCCCCtcgctgctctcctctccctgcgccAGGGCTCCCAGTTCAGACACCCCTCCCCAGGACGCCAAGGTGCCCGCGGCCCCCCCGAGCCCCGAGGCCCCCGCCGTGGAGGTCCAGGactgcggggaggaggaggccgctGACCCCGGGCCGGGGGCCGAGGCTAACAGCGAGGCCTCGTCCTCCGCcgacccagcctcctcctcgtATCCTCCCTGGATGAAGAGCCCCGAGAGAGGCCCTGCGCCCGGCCCGGGGGGGCTGTCCTTCTCCCCCATCAACTCCAACCTGAGGGACCtgaccccctcccacaccctggAGCCCATTCTGCCCTTCAGGCCCGAGGCTGGGGCCGCGGCCGCAGCTGGGGCCGGTGTCGGGGCCGGGGCCGTGGTTGTGGTGGCCGCTCCCTTCAGCGAGGCCGCCCAGCTGTTCTACCCCTGctcagaggagggtggaggcctgGGCTTCACGCGCTCGCTGAGTGGAGACAGCACAGGCGAGGGAGGCGGGTCGGCGCACAACCCCCCCCAGAAGAAGAAG GTGTCTCTGCTGGAGTACAGGAAGCGCCAGAGGGAGGCGCGTCGCAGCGGCTCCAAGACTGACTGCGGCTCCCCGGTCTCCATGGTGACGCCCCTCACCGTGGACGTGTTCCCCGTCGCCGTGGAGGCCGCCCACGAGCCCCCGACCCCGGCGCCCAACACGCCCAACACCCCCCAGGCCTGCGAGGACCCAGaccccccggccccgccccccgccccgggggacagggagaaggaggagggtggtggtggaggagaaggacagtG GACGTCGTCCACCTCGGTGGAGCAGGCCAGGGAGCGAGGCTACCACCGCGCCCTGCTGCTCAGCGACCACCGCAAGGACGAGGGGGGGGAGGCCGAGGGGGGAGAGGCCCCGGTGGCGTCGGGTGACTCTCCGTCGCCCAGTCCTCAGAAGACCCCAACACACAcg CCGTGTTCCCCAGGCCCCAGCGCCCCCCCACAGCCTGCCAGCCGGACagccaaggaggaggagagcgacagCCAGCCTCAGACCCCCACCCCGAACCTTGCCAAGCCTGCAGGCTCTAAACCCACAGCCCCCCTGACGCCCACCAAGCTGCATGCTGCCcctctcccgtcctcccccagcccctaccccaacccctctgtcctccactctcctaAGGCCCAGGCCTCGCCCTTCCGCGGCCAGAgggccttcctctcctcccagcctcagacccagccccagcctggcccagcCTCATTCTCCCAGTACAGCCCCCAGAGTGCCCCGCCAccaccgccccctcctcccccagcacctcaAGCCTCTACGCCCTACTTCCCTGGCCAGGCCACCCCCACCACCGGGCCCTTTCCAGGGTTCAAGCCAGCTGTTacgtcccccttcccccccggctcccagcctctcctccagactcaCCCCCATGCCCTGCACTACCAGACCTCTGgtgccccacctccccctccgcccccacctcctcacccccagcccgGCCCCTCTCTGCTGCACGTTAACCTGCAGCCCCCTCCCATCCAGCAGCACCAGCTCCTGCTGAGCGCTGCCCCCCaggtccctccccctccgccccctcccccccaggcccagaccccccagcctcagcagcagcagcagcctagTGGCAGCAccctcctggccctggcccaggggcctccacccccgccgccccctcccccgcctcacGCCCCCTCCACCAGCGCCTCTCTACAGGCCCCGCTCCACTTTCAGAACCTCGGGGGCTTCCAGCCCTCCTTGCTGCACCCCGGCGCCTCCACCAACCCCTCCGTGCCCTCCGCCACCTACCCCCCGCCCCACCAGCAGACGggactgcccccccctccccctcctcctccccagcagaCTCAGCCgggccaggcccaggcccagccctcGGCCACCCAGATGCCTAGTGGGACTCGTGGGGCCTctgcctcctccgcccccttccACAGCACTGGGTACTTGGGTACAGGGTGGCACTGA
- the kmt2e gene encoding inactive histone-lysine N-methyltransferase 2E isoform X4, protein MSIVIPVGVDTADTSYLDMAAGSEPESVEASPVVVEKSSYPHQIYSSSSHHSHSYIGLPYADHNYGARPPPTPPASPPPSMLIRPGEGLFVPGGQDEASRGTTLSTSEDGSYGTDITRCICGFTHDDGYMICCDKCSVWQHIDCMAIDRLHIPETYLCERCQPRNLDRERAILLQTRKRENMSDGDTSATESGDEVPLELYSAFQHTPNTITLTTGRLASKQADKKRKRSGDKEPAAAAARAKKAFREGSRKSSRVKGSAPDLEPSEHPSLWENKIKSWMERYEEASSNQYSEDVQILLRVKEAGDGKTLAYNTNPATFKPPVESQVQKNKKILKAVRDLAPDALIIEYRGKFMLRQQFEANGYFFKRPYPFVLFYSKFDGLEMCVDARSFGNEARFIRRSCTPNSEVRHVIEDGMLHLYIYSLRPITKGSEITIGFDYDYGSCKYKVDCACLKGNQECPVLKHNLEPTENLGAGTRRRGRKDKEPPRGEDGGQNQNLGLDCEGKGRGLMDGKQRKLSPLRLSISNNQDPEFIEDLEDKTSVSNEVEMESEEQIAERRKKMASPAEEAHLPGGGTSSWMGSRNKETREERKMEAILQAFARMEKREKRREQALERIGTKSDVLGRSDIKEEPPVTPEAESPAPMQPLLEVKEEPGLKPAKVKGSRQRKSFTRNRTHIGQQRRRARTISTCSDLPPGSPGEGLEPLANEGAPEGEAPCAPEPETLLSHPPDASPPHSCSPAPDRTRPGQKNFKAKKASSLSAQQHFVSEWAGDKPERSVRTPEPVPERPLRISSDPEVLATQLNALPGMACSPHVYSTPKHYVRFSSPFLVSRSPTTPGVPTGRRRSRELPETPPTSGSCKKRWLKQALEEEGSTSPASISSRPALLLPPDGPLSPPINGDSDSPLPYNGCSLPELPTPLKKRRLCPLDACMSESSTPYGSPCATPTRADLSETPGTPLLLATPPRPRVEEPSAEALPSTPTHTFSAPQESESSLDSSPEGSCRPSTHEVERPPSLLSSPCARAPSSDTPPQDAKVPAAPPSPEAPAVEVQDCGEEEAADPGPGAEANSEASSSADPASSSYPPWMKSPERGPAPGPGGLSFSPINSNLRDLTPSHTLEPILPFRPEAGAAAAAGAGVGAGAVVVVAAPFSEAAQLFYPCSEEGGGLGFTRSLSGDSTGEGGGSAHNPPQKKKVSLLEYRKRQREARRSGSKTDCGSPVSMVTPLTVDVFPVAVEAAHEPPTPAPNTPNTPQACEDPDPPAPPPAPGDREKEEGGGGGEGQWTSSTSVEQARERGYHRALLLSDHRKDEGGEAEGGEAPVASGDSPSPSPQKTPTHTPCSPGPSAPPQPASRTAKEEESDSQPQTPTPNLAKPAGSKPTAPLTPTKLHAAPLPSSPSPYPNPSVLHSPKAQASPFRGQRAFLSSQPQTQPQPGPASFSQYSPQSAPPPPPPPPPAPQASTPYFPGQATPTTGPFPGFKPAVTSPFPPGSQPLLQTHPHALHYQTSGAPPPPPPPPPHPQPGPSLLHVNLQPPPIQQHQLLLSAAPQVPPPPPPPPQAQTPQPQQQQQPSGSTLLALAQGPPPPPPPPPPHAPSTSASLQAPLHFQNLGGFQPSLLHPGASTNPSVPSATYPPPHQQTGLPPPPPPPPQQTQPGQAQAQPSATQMPSGTRGASASSAPFHSTGYLGTGWH, encoded by the exons ATGAGCATAGTCATCCCAGTAGGGGTGGACACAGCAGACACCTCGTACCTGGACATGGCTGCAGGCTCAGA ACCTGAATCGGTGGAGGCCAGTCCTGTGGTGGTGGAGAAATCCAGCTACCCGCACCAGATCTACAGCAGTAGCTCTCACCACTCCCACAGTTACATAGGCCTGCCTTACGCC gACCACAACTATGGGGCTCGccccccacccactcccccggcctccccgcccccctccatgCTGATCCGGCCGGGCGAGGGGCTGTTTGTTCCGGGGGGCCAGGACGAGGCGTCCAGGGGCACCACGCTCAGCACCTCGGAGGACGGCAGCTACGGGACCGACATCACCCGCTGTATCTGCGGCTTCACCCACGACGACGGCTACATGATCTGCTGCGACAAATGCAG tgtgtggcaGCACATAGACTGCATGGCCATCGACAGGCTCCACATTCCTGAGACCTACCTGTGCGAGCGCTGCCAGCCACGCaacctggacagagagagggccatCCTGCTGCagaccaggaagagagagaacatgtctg acgGGGACACCAGCGCCACCGAGAGCGGGGACGAGGTTCCCCTGGAGCTCTACTCGGCCTTCCAGCACacccccaacaccatcaccctgACCACCGGGCGCCTGGCCAGCAAGCAGGCCGACAAGAAACGCAAGAGGAGCGGAGACAAGGAGCCCGCCGCCGCCGCGGCCCGAGCTAAGAAG GCATTCCGTGAGGGCTCTCGGAAATCCTCCAGAGTAAAG ggctCGGCCCCGGACCTGGAGCCGTCGGAGCACCCGTCCCTGTGGGAGAACAAGATCAAGTCCTGGATGGAGCGCTACGAGGAGGCCAGCAGCAACCAGTACAGCGAGGACGTCCAGATCCTGCTGCGGGTCAAAGAGGCCGGAGACGGCAAGACTCTGGCCTACAACACCAACCCTGCCACCTTCAAACCACCtgtagag agtCAGGTGCAGAAGAATAAGAAGATTCTGAAGGCAGTGAGGGACCTGGCTCCTGACGCCCTCATCATTGAGTACAGGGGCAAGTTCATGCTGAGGCAGCAGTTTGAGGCGAACGGCTACTTCTTCAAGAG GCCCTACCCCTTTGTGTTGTTCTACTCCAAGTTTGACGGGCTGGAGATGTGCGTGGACGCCCGCAGCTTCGGCAACGAGGCCCGCTTCATCCGCCGCTCCTGCACCCCCAACTCTGAG gtGCGCCACGTCATAGAGGATGGCATGCTGCATTTGTATATCTACTCCCTGAGGCCCATCACCAAGGGCAGTGAGATTACCATAGGCTTTGACTACGACTATGGCAGCTG TAAATACAAGGTGGACTGTGCCTGTCTGAAGGGGAACCAAGAGTGTCCTGTGCTCAAGCACAACCTGGAGCCCACGGAGAACCTGGGGGCGGGCACCCGCCGCCGGGGCCGCAAGGACAAGGAGCCCCCccggggggaggacgggggccagaACCAGAACCTGGGCCTCGACTGTGAGGGGAAGGGCCGAGGCCTGATGGACGGCAAGCAGAGGAAACTGTCTCCCCTCCGCCTCTCCATCTCAAACAACcag gATCCTGAGTTTATTGAGGATCTAGAAGACAAAACCTCCGTTAGCAATGAAGTAGAGATGGAGTCAGAGGAGCAGattgcagagaggaggaagaagatg gccagcccagcagAGGAGGCCCATCTGCCCGGCGGAGGGACCTCCAGCTGGATGGGCTCCAGAAACAAGGAG acccgggaggagaggaagatggaggccaTCCTGCAGGCGTTCGCTCgcatggagaagagagagaagcgcAGGGAGCAGGCCCTGGAGAGGATCGGCACCAAGTCGGACGTGTTGGGCCGCAGCGACATCAAGGAGGAGCCCCCCGTCACCCCGGAGGCCGAGTCTCCTGCACCCATGCag cccctgctggaggtgaaggaggagccgGGCCTGAAGCCCGCCAAGGTCAAAGGTTCCCGCCAGAGGAAGAGCTTCACCAGGAACCGCACGCACATCGGCCAGCAGCGGCGGCGAGCGCGCACCATCAGCACCTGCTCCGACCTGCCGCCCGGCTCCCCAGGGGAGGGCCTGGAGCCGCTGGCCAACGAGGGGGCCCCCGAGGGCGAGGCCCCTTGCGCCCCCGAGCCGGAGACCCTGCTGTCGCACCCTCCCGACGCCAGCCCCCCACACAGCTGCTCTCCCGCCCCGGACAGAACCCGCCCCGGGCAGAAGAACTTCAAAGCTAAAAAG GCTTCCTCTCTGTCCGCACAGCAGCACTTTGTGAGCGAGTGGGCGGGGGACAAGCCGGAGCGCTCCGTGCGGACCCCGGAGCCCGTCCCCGAGCGGCCCCTGAGGATCAGCAGCGACCCCGAGGTGCTGGCCACCCAGCTCAACGCCCTGCCGGGCATGGCCTGCAGCCCGCACGTCTACAGCACGCCCAAACACTACGTCCGCTTCTCCTCGCCCTTCCTCGTCAGCCGCAGCCCCACCACGCCGGGCGTGCCCACCGGGCGCCGGCGCTCTCGGGAGCTGCCCGAGACGCCCCCCACCTCCGGCTCATGCAAGAAG cgcTGGTTAAAGCAGGCTCTGGAAGAGGAGGGCTCCACCAGCCCGGCCAGCATAAGCAgccgccccgccctcctcctgccccccgacgggcccctcagcccccccatcAACGGAGACTCTGACAGCCCCCTCCCCTACAACGGCTGCTCTCTACCAG agttgCCCACCCCCCTGAAGAAGCGTCGCCTTTGTCCTCTGGACGCCTGCATGTCAGAGAGCTCCACCCCCTACGGCTCTCCCTGTGCCACGCCCACCCGGGCTGACCTATCGGAGACGCCGGGCACGCCCCTCCTGCTGGccaccccgccccgcccccgcgTGGAGGAGCCCAGCGCGGAGGCCCTACCcagcaccccaacacacacatttagcgcCCCACAGGAG AGTGAGTCTTCGCTGGACAGCTCCCCAGAGGGCAGTTGCAGACCCAGCACCCACGAG gtggAGCGCCCCCCCtcgctgctctcctctccctgcgccAGGGCTCCCAGTTCAGACACCCCTCCCCAGGACGCCAAGGTGCCCGCGGCCCCCCCGAGCCCCGAGGCCCCCGCCGTGGAGGTCCAGGactgcggggaggaggaggccgctGACCCCGGGCCGGGGGCCGAGGCTAACAGCGAGGCCTCGTCCTCCGCcgacccagcctcctcctcgtATCCTCCCTGGATGAAGAGCCCCGAGAGAGGCCCTGCGCCCGGCCCGGGGGGGCTGTCCTTCTCCCCCATCAACTCCAACCTGAGGGACCtgaccccctcccacaccctggAGCCCATTCTGCCCTTCAGGCCCGAGGCTGGGGCCGCGGCCGCAGCTGGGGCCGGTGTCGGGGCCGGGGCCGTGGTTGTGGTGGCCGCTCCCTTCAGCGAGGCCGCCCAGCTGTTCTACCCCTGctcagaggagggtggaggcctgGGCTTCACGCGCTCGCTGAGTGGAGACAGCACAGGCGAGGGAGGCGGGTCGGCGCACAACCCCCCCCAGAAGAAGAAG GTGTCTCTGCTGGAGTACAGGAAGCGCCAGAGGGAGGCGCGTCGCAGCGGCTCCAAGACTGACTGCGGCTCCCCGGTCTCCATGGTGACGCCCCTCACCGTGGACGTGTTCCCCGTCGCCGTGGAGGCCGCCCACGAGCCCCCGACCCCGGCGCCCAACACGCCCAACACCCCCCAGGCCTGCGAGGACCCAGaccccccggccccgccccccgccccgggggacagggagaaggaggagggtggtggtggaggagaaggacagtG GACGTCGTCCACCTCGGTGGAGCAGGCCAGGGAGCGAGGCTACCACCGCGCCCTGCTGCTCAGCGACCACCGCAAGGACGAGGGGGGGGAGGCCGAGGGGGGAGAGGCCCCGGTGGCGTCGGGTGACTCTCCGTCGCCCAGTCCTCAGAAGACCCCAACACACAcg CCGTGTTCCCCAGGCCCCAGCGCCCCCCCACAGCCTGCCAGCCGGACagccaaggaggaggagagcgacagCCAGCCTCAGACCCCCACCCCGAACCTTGCCAAGCCTGCAGGCTCTAAACCCACAGCCCCCCTGACGCCCACCAAGCTGCATGCTGCCcctctcccgtcctcccccagcccctaccccaacccctctgtcctccactctcctaAGGCCCAGGCCTCGCCCTTCCGCGGCCAGAgggccttcctctcctcccagcctcagacccagccccagcctggcccagcCTCATTCTCCCAGTACAGCCCCCAGAGTGCCCCGCCAccaccgccccctcctcccccagcacctcaAGCCTCTACGCCCTACTTCCCTGGCCAGGCCACCCCCACCACCGGGCCCTTTCCAGGGTTCAAGCCAGCTGTTacgtcccccttcccccccggctcccagcctctcctccagactcaCCCCCATGCCCTGCACTACCAGACCTCTGgtgccccacctccccctccgcccccacctcctcacccccagcccgGCCCCTCTCTGCTGCACGTTAACCTGCAGCCCCCTCCCATCCAGCAGCACCAGCTCCTGCTGAGCGCTGCCCCCCaggtccctccccctccgccccctcccccccaggcccagaccccccagcctcagcagcagcagcagcctagTGGCAGCAccctcctggccctggcccaggggcctccacccccgccgccccctcccccgcctcacGCCCCCTCCACCAGCGCCTCTCTACAGGCCCCGCTCCACTTTCAGAACCTCGGGGGCTTCCAGCCCTCCTTGCTGCACCCCGGCGCCTCCACCAACCCCTCCGTGCCCTCCGCCACCTACCCCCCGCCCCACCAGCAGACGggactgcccccccctccccctcctcctccccagcagaCTCAGCCgggccaggcccaggcccagccctcGGCCACCCAGATGCCTAGTGGGACTCGTGGGGCCTctgcctcctccgcccccttccACAGCACTGGGTACTTGGGTACAGGGTGGCACTGA